A stretch of Mytilus edulis chromosome 11, xbMytEdul2.2, whole genome shotgun sequence DNA encodes these proteins:
- the LOC139495098 gene encoding uncharacterized protein ZC84.1-like (The sequence of the model RefSeq protein was modified relative to this genomic sequence to represent the inferred CDS: added 120 bases not found in genome assembly): MWQAGILIACLFHCVHTTSYPRCPVLNPTDRCSSYIKSDNCQTDSNCNGGKVCCPQKCGKECITVTPIPPEPRQGVCPAVPKVLPEICTRSLVVSNCKFDTDCKSRNQKCCRKPCGNFACTDPIKGNRPGCPVCLGTQASTECPVCVRYQQLCNADTECKPGQKCCFNPSCGTSCKGHVCPKIVCPTIKCGLGFQKDENGCEICKCRQDPCPIFEPLPPWLCSDGKPKIFYVDGVKCVGTPTVIPCNKDCRLPKLPGPCRGSFPRYYFNLITHKCEKFTYGGCQGNANNFKLLSECQDKCIDREKPVTKPGKCPPSKPGLICPAVVIPGQCTNDGSCPGKQKCCPQGCFKRCVNPSTYYGPKCPPLCEIFCAFGNVIVNGCPICKCKTGCRNNANPLPSVRCSSDKPRCPSKYQCKIAENGVGVCCPYECPVYKCKSCPYGYVIDANGCQTCTCKPRCPPVCKIFCPFGNVMDANNCPTCACKTGCIGNVKPLSVSCGPGQARCPGTYQCITPPAGGKGVCCPYHDDVPSCKIGQPLANYFCGRGPNRKDCPEDYFCKIHPTDRYAICCKKEPKCGPVCLIFCPFGNVLDENNCPICKCKTGCKGNVNPLTSVSCGSGQQRCPARYQCKTPPAGGNGVCCPYECPLVKCSEPCPYGFVIDVNGCQTCRCKPRCPPVCLVYCPFGNVYDVNNCATCNCKTGCAGNVKPLSSVKCGTGGQNCPARYQCNSPPHGDPGVCCPYVCNPIKCSRPCPYGYKHDANGCQTCQCLQACEKGSPQGKCKLGPFDSKPCPSGTYCKNSVCCKIPCKFGDPHPSLSCGMVVGSNKCPAGYSCLGGPADEYFACCPDEKKPKPDKCPKDRYPKSRCYVRRSCRNDSSCRGNKKCCKQGCRYKCVAPVY; the protein is encoded by the exons tgTCAGACAGATTCCAACTGTAATGGTG gCAAAGTATGTTGTCCACAAAAATGTGGAAAAGAATGCATTACGGTGACTCCAATC cCACCAGAACCCAGACAAGGAGTTTGTCCCGCAGTTCCGAAAGTCTTACCAGAAATTTGTACACGTAGTCTTGTGGTCTCCAACTGTAAATTTGACACAGACTGCAAAAGTA gAAATCAAAAATGTTGTAGAAAACCATGTGGAAATTTTGCTTGCACTGATCCAATAAAA GGTAACCGTCCAGGATGTCCAGTTTGTTTAGGTACCCAAGCCAGCACAGAATGTCCAGTGTGTGTTCGTTACCAGCAACTATGTAACGCAGATACAGAGTGTAAACCAG GTCAAAAGTGTTGCTTCAATCCTTCCTGTGGAACATCGTGCAAAGGCCACG TATGCCCCAAGATTGTATGTCCTACAATAAAATGTGGATTAGGATTTCAAAAAGACGAGAATGGCTGTGAGATATGTAAATGTAGACAAG ATCCTTGTCCAATATTCGAACCTCTTCCACCATGGCTCTGCTCGGATGGTAAACCAAAAATATTCTATGTTGATGGTGTGAAATGTGTCGGGACTCCTACAGTCATTCCATGCAACAAAG ATTGTCGCTTACCAAAACTACCCGGACCATGTAGAGGAAGTTTCCCAAGATATTACTTCAATCTCATTACACACAAATGTGAGAAGTTTACCTACGGGGGATGCCAAGGAAACGCGAACAATTTTAAATTACTCTCGGAATGCCAAGATAAATGTATAGATAGAGAAA agCCTGTGACCAAACCAGGAAAATGTCCACCCAGCAAACCTGGTCTTATCTGTCCTGCAGTTGTTATACCGGGACAATGTACTAATGATGGAAGCTGTCCTGGAAAACAAAAATGTTGTCCACAAGGATGTTTCAAACGTTGTGTTAATCCTAGCACATATTACG GACCGAAGTGTCCACCattatgtgaaatattttgtgcGTTTGGCAATGTGATAGTGAACGGCTGTCCAATATGTAAATGCAAAAcag GATGTAGGAATAATGCAAATCCTTTACCGTCAGTAAGGTGTAGTTCAGACAAGCCAAGATGCCCCTCTAAATACCAGTGTAAAATAGCTGAGAATGGTGTAGGAGTTTGTTGTCCATATG AATGCCCTGTTTATAAGTGCAAATCCTGTCCATATGGTTATGTAATTGATGCTAATGGCTGTCAAACATGTACTTGTA AACCTCGATGTCCACCTGTTTGTAAAATATTCTGTCCCTTCGGTAATGTAATGGATGCAAACAACTGTCCAACTTGTGCATGCAAAACAG gttGTATTGGTAATGTTAAACCATTATCAGTCAGTTGTGGTCCTGGTCAGGCAAGATGTCCCGGAACCTATCAATGCATTACACCTCCAGCAGGCGGCAAGGGAGTATGCTGTCCATATCATG ATGATGTGCCATCGTGTAAAATAGGACAACCTCTGGCAAACTATTTCTGTGGGCGTGGTCCAAATCGCAAAGATTGTCCAGAAGATTATTTCTGCAAAATTCACCCAACTGACAGATATGCTATTTGTTGTAAAAAAG AACCAAAATGCGGACCAGTTTGTCTTATATTTTGTCCCTTCGGAAATGTTCTGGATGAAAACAACTGCCctatttgtaaatgtaaaacaG gATGTAAGGGTAATGTTAATCCATTAACATCAGTCAGCTGCGGTTCCGGTCAACAAAGATGTCCCGCTCGATATCAATGCAAGACGCCTCCAGCAGGCGGCAATGGAGTATGCTGTCCTTACG AATGTCCCCTGGTTAAATGCAGTGAACCATGTCCTTACGGTTTTGTGATTGACGTAAATGGTTGTCAAACATGCAGATGTA AACCTAGATGTCCACCTGTTTGTTTAGTGTACTGTCCATTTGGTAATGTTTATGATGTAAACAACTGTGCTACTTGTAATTGCAAAACAG GATGTGCAGGTAATGTTAAACCATTGTCATCAGTCAAGTGTGGCACAGGTGGACAAAACTGTCCGGCTCGATATCAATGTAACTCACCTCCACATGGTGACCCGGGAGTATGCTGTCCTTATG taTGTAACCCAATAAAGTGCAGTCGACCATGTCCATACGGGTATAAACATGACGCCAACGGATGTCAGACATGTCAATGTCTACAAG CCTGTGAAAAAGGAAGCCCTCAAGGCAAATGTAAACTTGGACCGTTTGACAGCAAACCGTGCCCATCGGGAACCTACTGTAAGAACTCAGTCTGCTGTAAAATCC CCTGTAAATTTGGCGATCCTCATCCATCACTTTCCTGTGGAATGGTTGTCGGCTCCAACAAGTGTCCAGCTGGATACAGTTGTCTAGGAGGACCAGCTGATGAATATTTTGCATGCTGTCCTGATG AAAAGAAGCCAAAACCAGACAAATGTCCAAAAGACAGATACCCAAAGTCAAGATGTTATGTGCGACGAAGCTGTAGAAACGATTCATCCTGCCGAGGGAATAAGAAATGTTGCAAACAAGGCTGTCGTTATAAATGTGTAGCTCCTGTTTACTAA